One part of the Gossypium raimondii isolate GPD5lz chromosome 1, ASM2569854v1, whole genome shotgun sequence genome encodes these proteins:
- the LOC105778421 gene encoding malate dehydrogenase, mitochondrial encodes MFRSVARSAAGKHLLRRGYATESVPDRKVAVLGAAGGIGQPLALLMKLNPLVSRLALYDIANTPGVAADVSHVNTRSEVAGYVGEDQLKQALEGCDVVIIPAGVPRKPGMTRDDLFNINAGIVKGLCAAIAKYCPNALVNMISNPVNSTVPIAAEVFKKAGTYDEKKLFGVTTLDAVRAKTFYAGKAKANVADVNVPVVGGHAGITILPLFSQATPKANLPEEDIKALTKRTQDGGTEVVEAKAGKGSATLSMAYAGAIFADACLKGLNGVPDVVECSFVQSTVTELPFFASKVRLGKNGVEEVMGLGPLSDYEQAGLESLKPELKASIEKGIKFANQN; translated from the exons ATGTTTCGATCAGTAGCTCGATCGGCCGCCGGAAAGCACCTCCTCCGCCGAGGATATGCCACTGAATCTGTTCCCGACCGGAAGGTCGCGGTTTTGGGCGCTGCCGGAGGTATTGGCCAGCCCTTGGCTCTCCTCATGAAGCTTAACCCTCTTGTTTCTCGGCTGGCTCTCTATGATATCGCTAACACTCCCGGCGTTGCAGCTGATGTCAGCCATGTCAACACCAGATCTGAG GTTGCTGGATATGTTGGTGAAGATCAATTGAAGCAAGCTTTGGAGGGATGTGATGTTGTCATCATTCCTGCTGGGGTGCCAAGAAAGCCTGGTATGACTCGCGACGATCTTTTCAACATCAATGCTGGAATCGTCAAGGGTCTATGTGCTGCTATTGCCAAGTATTGCCCTAAT GCACTTGTTAATATGATCAGCAACCCTGTCAATTCAACTGTTCCAATTGCTGCTGAGGTTTTCAAGAAGGCAGGGACATATGATGAGAAAAAGTTGTTTGGTGTAACTACCCTTGATGCGGTTAGGGCTAAGACTTTCTACGCTGGGAAGGCAAAAGCGAATGTTGCAG ATGTTAATGTTCCAGTTGTTGGTGGCCATGCTGGAATAACCATTCTCCCACTATTTTCCCAA gcCACACCAAAAGCCAATTTGCCTGAAGAGGATATCAAGGCTCTAACAAAGCGAACACAAGATGGAGGCACTGAAGTTGTGGAAGCAAAGGCTGGAAAGGGATCAGCAACATTATCAATGGC CTATGCTGGTGCAATTTTCGCTGATGCTTGCCTTAAGGGACTGAATGGTGTTCCTGACGTCGTGGAATGTTCATTTGTACAGTCAACTGTCACTGAACTTCCCTTCTTTGCTTCTAAg GTAAGGCTTGGAAAGAATGGTGTGGAGGAAGTTATGGGGTTGGGTCCTCTCTCTGACTATGAGCAGGCAGGTTTGGAGAGCCTTAAACCAGAACTTAAAGCATCTATAGAGAAGGGAATCAAGTTTGCCAACCAgaattaa